The genomic region TGACGCCCGCGCCGGCGAGGAACATGACGCTGCCGGCGCCGTGGTCCGTGCCGGCGGAGCCGTTTTCCTTGGCGCGGCGGCCGAATTCGGAGAAGGTCATCACGATCACGTCGTTCGCGCGGCCTTGCAGGGCGAGGTCGTCGAAGAAGGCGCTCAAACCGTCGGCGAGCTGGCCGAGAAGCTGGCCGTGCTGGTAGGGCTGATTGGCGTGCGTATCGAAGCCGCCGATGCTGTGATAGTAAACGCGTGTGCCCAGCCCGCCCGAGATCAGTTTGGCGATCGTTTGCAGGCCCTCGGCGAAGCCGTTGTAGCGTGGGTACTTGGCGGCGTCGCCGGCTTTCGTATCGTAGTGATCGAGCGCCTGCTGCAATTGGAGGGAGCTGGAGTACGCTTCGCTGCCGACATTGCGGATGAACTCGGCGTTGCCGCCCGCGACCGTACCTTCGGCGTAGAGCGCCTTGAGCGCGGAAAGCTGGGCGTCGCGGTCGCCGGCGTCCACGCGGAAACCGTAATCGCGGCCATTGCCGACCGCCGAGACCGGCGCGTGCTCGGAGAACAGCGTCAGCGGCAGGGAAGAACCGAGGGTGACGCCGGACAGCGGGTTAGACTTCAAGTGGCCGTCGTCGTCAAAGTAGCGCGCGAGCCAGCCGACGCGGTCTTTGATGTCGAGATCGGGATTGCCAAGCTGCCAGATGTCCATGGACTGGAAGTGGCTGCGGTTGGGATTGGGGTAGCCGACGCTGTTGACGACCGCCAGATGTCCCTTCTCATAGAGATTTCCGAACGCTTTGAGGCGCGGGTGCAGCCCCAGGTTGCCGTCGATCTTCACCACATCGCTTGCCTTGATCCCAATATTCGGACGCAGCTTCGCATAGTTCG from Capsulimonas corticalis harbors:
- a CDS encoding DUF1501 domain-containing protein codes for the protein MATTRREFIHNGLAFVSLGLAMPHFLMQAAAADPMGAAIPGVPAIPAGKILVVIEMSGGNDGLNTVIPYTDPNYAKLRPNIGIKASDVVKIDGNLGLHPRLKAFGNLYEKGHLAVVNSVGYPNPNRSHFQSMDIWQLGNPDLDIKDRVGWLARYFDDDGHLKSNPLSGVTLGSSLPLTLFSEHAPVSAVGNGRDYGFRVDAGDRDAQLSALKALYAEGTVAGGNAEFIRNVGSEAYSSSLQLQQALDHYDTKAGDAAKYPRYNGFAEGLQTIAKLISGGLGTRVYYHSIGGFDTHANQPYQHGQLLGQLADGLSAFFDDLALQGRANDVIVMTFSEFGRRAKENGSAGTDHGAGSVMFLAGAGVKGGLYGEAPNLGDLDDGDVRFHTDFRSVYATLLDNWLGCKSSAVLSGAFPHLAFV